The following proteins come from a genomic window of Mustela lutreola isolate mMusLut2 chromosome 6, mMusLut2.pri, whole genome shotgun sequence:
- the MEA1 gene encoding male-enhanced antigen 1 isoform X2 → MTKAEQGAYSSSPIASIMSTGRSGRTKRPSTSCPAGSEAPARMAAVVIGGDTMGPERIFPNQTEELGPHQGPTEGTGDWSSEEPEEEQEETGAGPAGYSYQPLNQEPEQEEVELAPVGDGEDVVADIQDRIQALGLHLPDPPLESEDEEEEGATGLSNHSSIPMDPEHVELVKRTMAGVSLPAPGVPAWAREISDAQWEDVVQKALQARQGVPAWK, encoded by the exons ATGACGAAGGCGGAGCAAGGGGCGTACTCCTCGTCCCCGATCGCGTCAATCATGAGCACGGGGCGGAGCGGGAGGACCAAGCGCCCGAGTACGTCCTGCCCCGCCGGAAGTGAAG CCCCTGCCCGGATGGCAGCAGTAGTTATAGGGGGAGACACCATGGGCCCCGAGCGTATCTTCCCCAACCAGACTGAGGAACTAGGGCCACATCAGGGCCCTACGGAAGGCACTGGGGATTGGAGCAGCGAGGAGCCTgaggaagagcaggaggaaaCGGGGGCAGGCCCAgctggctactcctatcagcccCTGAACCAAGAACCTGAACAAGAGGAGGTGGAGCTGGCACCGGTGGGGGATGGAGAAGATGTAGTTGCTGATATTCAGGATCGGATCCAG GCCCTGGGGCTTCATTTGCCAGACCCACCACTAGAGAGCgaggatgaagaggaggagggagctaCAGGATTGAGCAACCACAGCTCTATTCCCATGGACCCGG AACATGTGGAGCTAGTGAAAAGGACGATGGCTGGAGTAAGCCTGCCTGCGCCAGGAGTTCCGGCCTGGGCTCGGGAGATATCAGATGCCCAGTGGGAAGATGTGGTACAGAAGGCCCTCCAAGCCCGGCAGGGGGTCCCAGCCTGGAAGTGA
- the PPP2R5D gene encoding serine/threonine-protein phosphatase 2A 56 kDa regulatory subunit delta isoform isoform X2 produces the protein MPYKLKKEKEPPKLAKGTAKPSSSSKDGGGESTDESQPQPQPQPQPQPPSSNKRPSNSTPPPTQLSKIKYSGGPQIVKKERRQSSSRFNLSKNRELQKLPALKDSPTQEREELFIQKLRQCCVLFDFVSDPLSDLKFKEVKRAGLNEMVEYITHSRDVVTEAIYPEAVTMFSVNLFRTLPPSSNPTGAEFDPEEDEPTLEAAWPHLQLVYEFFLRFLESPDFQPNIAKKYIDQKFVLALLDLFDSEDPRERDFLKTILHRIYGKFLGLRAYIRRQINHIFYRFIYETEHHNGIAELLEILGSIINGFALPLKEEHKMFLIRVLLPLHKVKSLSVYHPQLAYCVVQFLEKESSLTEPVIVGLLKFWPKTHSPKEVMFLNELEEILDVIEPSEFSKVMEPLFRQLAKCVSSPHFQVAERALYYWNNEYIMSLISDNAARVLPIMFPALYRNSKSHWNKTIHGLIYNALKLFMEMNQKLFDDCTQQYKAEKQKGRFRMKEREEMWQKIEELARLNPQYPMFRAPPPLPPVYSMETETPTAEDIQLLKRTVETEAVQMLKDIKKEKVLLRRKSELPQDVYTIKALEAHKRAEEFLTASQEAL, from the exons ATGCCCTATAAACTGAAGAAGGAGAAG GAGCCCCCCAAGCTTGCCAAAGGCACGGCCAAGCCCAGCAGCTCAAGCAAGGATGGTGGAGGCGAGAGCACCGACGAG TCCCAGCCGCAGCCACAgccgcagccccagccccagcccccatcaTCCAACAAGCGTCCCAgcaacagcacgccacccccaacGCAGCTCAGCAAAATCAAGTACTCTGGAGGGCCCCAGATTGTCAAGAAGGAGCGACGGCAAAGCTCATCCCGCTTCAATCTCAGCAAAAACCGGGAGTTGCAGAAGCTTCCTGCCCTGAAAG atTCGCCCACCCAGGAGCGGGAGGAGCTCTTTATCCAGAAGCTGCGCCAGTGCTGCGTCCTCTTTGACTTTGTGTCAGATCCGCTCAGTGACCTCAAGTTCAAGGAGGTGAAGCGGGCAGGACTCAACGAGATGGTGGAGTATATCACCCATAGCCGCGATGTTGTCACTGAGGCCATCTACCCTGAGGCAGTCACCATG TTTTCAGTGAACCTCTTCCGGACGCTGCCACCTTCATCAAACCCCACCGGGGCTGAGTTTGACCCAGAAGAGGATGAGCCCACCCTGGAAGCTGCCTGGCCGCACCTGCAG CTCGTGTATGAGTTCTTCTTACGTTTCCTTGAGTCTCCTGATTTCCAGCCAAACATAGCAAAGAAGTATATCGACCAGAAGTTTGTCCTTGCT CTCTTGGACCTGTTTGACAGTGAGGATCCTCGAGAGCGGGACTTCCTCAAGACCATCTTGCATCGCATCTATGGCAAGTTTTTGGGGCTCCGGGCTTATATTCGTCGGCAGATCAACCACATCTTCTATAG gTTCATCTATGAGACAGAACATCACAACGGAATTGCTGAGCTCCTAGAGATTCTTGGCAg CATCATCAACGGCTTTGCCTTGCCCCTTAAGGAAGAGCACAAGATGTTCCTCATCCGTGTCCTGCTTCCCCTTCACAAGGTCAAGTCCCTGAGTGTCTACCACCCTCAG CTGGCTTACTGCGTGGTACAGTTCCTGGAGAAGGAAAGCAGTCTCACGGAGCCG GTGATTGTAGGACTTCTCAAGTTCTGGCCCAAGACCCATAGCCCCAAGGAAGTCATGTTCCTGAATGAGCTAGAGGAGATTCTGGATGTCATTGAACCTTCGGAGTTCAGCAAAGTGATGGAACCACTCTTCCGCCAGCTTGCCAAGTGTGTCTCCAGCCCCCATTTCCAG GTGGCAGAGCGCGCCCTCTATTACTGGAACAATGAGTACATCATGAGCCTGATAAGTGACAATGCTGCCCGAGTCCTCCCCATCATGTTCCCTGCCCTCTACAGGAACTCCAAGAGCCACTGGAACAA GACAATCCATGGACTGATCTACAACGCCCTGAAGCTGTTTATGGAGATGAACCAGAAGCTGTTTGATGACTGCACGCAACAGTAcaaggcagagaaacagaa GGGCCGGTTCCgaatgaaggaaagggaagagatgtGGCAAAAGATTGAGGAGCTGGCCCGACTTAATCCCCAG TATCCCATGTTTCGAGCGCCTCCACCACTGCCTCCTGTGTACTCGATGGAGACAGAGACCCCCACGGCAGAGGACATCCAGCTTCTGAAGAGGACAGTGGAGACAGAGGCCGTGCAG ATGCTCAAGGACATCAAGAAGGAGAAGGTGCTGCTTCGGCGGAAGTCAGAGCTGCCCCAGGACGTGTACACCATCAAGGCACTGGAGGCACACAAGCGGGCGGAAGAATTCCTAACTGCCAGCCAGGAGGCTCTCTGA
- the PPP2R5D gene encoding serine/threonine-protein phosphatase 2A 56 kDa regulatory subunit delta isoform isoform X1 has translation MPYKLKKEKEPPKLAKGTAKPSSSSKDGGGESTDEAQSQPQPQPQPQPQPPSSNKRPSNSTPPPTQLSKIKYSGGPQIVKKERRQSSSRFNLSKNRELQKLPALKDSPTQEREELFIQKLRQCCVLFDFVSDPLSDLKFKEVKRAGLNEMVEYITHSRDVVTEAIYPEAVTMFSVNLFRTLPPSSNPTGAEFDPEEDEPTLEAAWPHLQLVYEFFLRFLESPDFQPNIAKKYIDQKFVLALLDLFDSEDPRERDFLKTILHRIYGKFLGLRAYIRRQINHIFYRFIYETEHHNGIAELLEILGSIINGFALPLKEEHKMFLIRVLLPLHKVKSLSVYHPQLAYCVVQFLEKESSLTEPVIVGLLKFWPKTHSPKEVMFLNELEEILDVIEPSEFSKVMEPLFRQLAKCVSSPHFQVAERALYYWNNEYIMSLISDNAARVLPIMFPALYRNSKSHWNKTIHGLIYNALKLFMEMNQKLFDDCTQQYKAEKQKGRFRMKEREEMWQKIEELARLNPQYPMFRAPPPLPPVYSMETETPTAEDIQLLKRTVETEAVQMLKDIKKEKVLLRRKSELPQDVYTIKALEAHKRAEEFLTASQEAL, from the exons ATGCCCTATAAACTGAAGAAGGAGAAG GAGCCCCCCAAGCTTGCCAAAGGCACGGCCAAGCCCAGCAGCTCAAGCAAGGATGGTGGAGGCGAGAGCACCGACGAG GCCCAGTCCCAGCCGCAGCCACAgccgcagccccagccccagcccccatcaTCCAACAAGCGTCCCAgcaacagcacgccacccccaacGCAGCTCAGCAAAATCAAGTACTCTGGAGGGCCCCAGATTGTCAAGAAGGAGCGACGGCAAAGCTCATCCCGCTTCAATCTCAGCAAAAACCGGGAGTTGCAGAAGCTTCCTGCCCTGAAAG atTCGCCCACCCAGGAGCGGGAGGAGCTCTTTATCCAGAAGCTGCGCCAGTGCTGCGTCCTCTTTGACTTTGTGTCAGATCCGCTCAGTGACCTCAAGTTCAAGGAGGTGAAGCGGGCAGGACTCAACGAGATGGTGGAGTATATCACCCATAGCCGCGATGTTGTCACTGAGGCCATCTACCCTGAGGCAGTCACCATG TTTTCAGTGAACCTCTTCCGGACGCTGCCACCTTCATCAAACCCCACCGGGGCTGAGTTTGACCCAGAAGAGGATGAGCCCACCCTGGAAGCTGCCTGGCCGCACCTGCAG CTCGTGTATGAGTTCTTCTTACGTTTCCTTGAGTCTCCTGATTTCCAGCCAAACATAGCAAAGAAGTATATCGACCAGAAGTTTGTCCTTGCT CTCTTGGACCTGTTTGACAGTGAGGATCCTCGAGAGCGGGACTTCCTCAAGACCATCTTGCATCGCATCTATGGCAAGTTTTTGGGGCTCCGGGCTTATATTCGTCGGCAGATCAACCACATCTTCTATAG gTTCATCTATGAGACAGAACATCACAACGGAATTGCTGAGCTCCTAGAGATTCTTGGCAg CATCATCAACGGCTTTGCCTTGCCCCTTAAGGAAGAGCACAAGATGTTCCTCATCCGTGTCCTGCTTCCCCTTCACAAGGTCAAGTCCCTGAGTGTCTACCACCCTCAG CTGGCTTACTGCGTGGTACAGTTCCTGGAGAAGGAAAGCAGTCTCACGGAGCCG GTGATTGTAGGACTTCTCAAGTTCTGGCCCAAGACCCATAGCCCCAAGGAAGTCATGTTCCTGAATGAGCTAGAGGAGATTCTGGATGTCATTGAACCTTCGGAGTTCAGCAAAGTGATGGAACCACTCTTCCGCCAGCTTGCCAAGTGTGTCTCCAGCCCCCATTTCCAG GTGGCAGAGCGCGCCCTCTATTACTGGAACAATGAGTACATCATGAGCCTGATAAGTGACAATGCTGCCCGAGTCCTCCCCATCATGTTCCCTGCCCTCTACAGGAACTCCAAGAGCCACTGGAACAA GACAATCCATGGACTGATCTACAACGCCCTGAAGCTGTTTATGGAGATGAACCAGAAGCTGTTTGATGACTGCACGCAACAGTAcaaggcagagaaacagaa GGGCCGGTTCCgaatgaaggaaagggaagagatgtGGCAAAAGATTGAGGAGCTGGCCCGACTTAATCCCCAG TATCCCATGTTTCGAGCGCCTCCACCACTGCCTCCTGTGTACTCGATGGAGACAGAGACCCCCACGGCAGAGGACATCCAGCTTCTGAAGAGGACAGTGGAGACAGAGGCCGTGCAG ATGCTCAAGGACATCAAGAAGGAGAAGGTGCTGCTTCGGCGGAAGTCAGAGCTGCCCCAGGACGTGTACACCATCAAGGCACTGGAGGCACACAAGCGGGCGGAAGAATTCCTAACTGCCAGCCAGGAGGCTCTCTGA
- the PEX6 gene encoding peroxisome biogenesis factor 6, producing MALAVLRVLEPFPTEAPPLAVLLPPGGPWPEAGLGLVLALRPAEESPAGPALLVTALEGPGAETEEQGPGPPQLLVSRALLRLLALGSGAWVRARPVRRPPALGWALLGTSPGPGLGPRVGPLLVRRGEALPVPGPRVLETRPALQGLLGPGTRLAVTELRGRAKLGQEARDSSRPPPPPVVSSFAVNRTVRRLRGVLGGIGDSLGVSRSCLRSLGLFQGEWVWVTQAGESSNTSQPHLARVQVLEPRWDLSERLGPGSGQPGEPLADGLALVPATLAFNLGCDLLEVGELRIQRYLEGSRTPEDNGSCSLLSGPLFAKELHIEIVSSPHYSTNGNYDRVLYRHFQTPRAVQEGDVLCVPTVGQVEILEGSPEKLPRWREMFFKVKKTVGEAPDGPTGAYLADTAHTSLYLVGSTLSPVPSLTSGESTPWNSLSPPGLETLVTELCAALKPRLQPGGALLTGTSSVLLRGPPGSGKTTAVTAACSRLGLHLLKVPCSSLCADSSGAVETKLQAAFSRARRCRPAVLLLTAVDLLGRDRDGLGEDTRVVATLRRLLLDEDPLTSRPPLLVVATTSQAQDLPADVQTAFPHELEVPMLSEGQRLSVLRALTAHLPLGQEVNLTQLARRCAGFVVGDLYALLTHSSRAACARIKNSGSAGGLTEEDEGELCAAGFPLLAEDFGQALEQLQTAHSQAIGAPKIPSVSWHDVGGLQEVKKEILETIQLPLEHPELLSLGLRRSGLLLHGPPGTGKTLLAKAVATECCLTFLSVKGPELINMYVGQSEENVREVFARARAAAPCIIFFDELDSLAPSRGRSGDSGGVMDRVVSQLLAELDGLHSTQDVFVIGATNRPDLLDPALLRPGRFDKLVFVGVSEDRASQLRVLSAITRKFKLEPSVSLVNVLDHCPPQLTGADLYSLCSDAMTAALKRRVRDLEEGLEAGSSALLLTMEDLLQAAARLQPSVSEQELLRYKRSQRKFAAC from the exons ATGGCGCTGGCAGTCTTGCGGGTCTTGGAGCCCTTCCCGACCGAGGCACCCCCGTTGGCGGTGCTGCTGCCCCCCGGGGGCCCGTGGCCTGAGGCGGGGTTGGGCCTGGTGCTAGCCCTGCGGCCCGCAGAGGAGAGTCCCGCAGGGCCGGCGCTGTTAGTGACGGCCCTGGAGGGGCCGGGCGCGGAGACCGAGGAGCAGGGTCCAGGGCCCCCGCAGCTACTGGTTAGCCGCGCGCTGCTGCGGCTCCTGGCTCTGGGCTCCGGGGCGTGGGTGCGGGCGCGGCCTGTGCGGCGGCCTCCGGCGCTAGGCTGGGCGCTGCTTGGCACCTCGCCGGGGCCCGGACTGGGACCGCGAGTCGGGCCGCTGCTGGTGCGGCGCGGAGAGGCCCTGCCAGTGCCCGGACCGCGGGTGCTGGAGACACGGCCGGCGTTGCAAGGGCTGCTGGGCCCAGGGACGCGACTAGCTGTGACTGAGCTCCGTGGGCGAGCCAAACTGGGTCAGGAGGCTAGGGACAGCagccggcccccacccccacccgtgGTGTCCTCCTTCGCGGTTAACCGCACAGTCCGGAGACTGCGGGGAGTTCTGGGAGGGATTGGAGATTCTCTCGGAGTAAGCCGGAGCTGTCTCCGTAGCCTGGGCCTCTTCCAGGGCGAATGGGTATGGGTGACCCAGGCGGGAGAATCTTCTAACACTTCCCAGCCACATTTGGCCAGGGTTCAGGTCCTAGAGCCTCGCTGGGACCTCTCTGAAAGGCTGGGACCCGGCTCTGGACAGCCGGGAGAGCCCCTCGCAGACGGACTGGCCCTCGTGCCTGCCACTCTGGCTTTTAATCTCGGCTGTGATCTCCTGGAAGTGGGAGAGCTCAGAATTCAG AGGTACTTGGAAGGCTCCAGAACCCCTGAAGACAATGGAAGCTGTTCACTGCTGTCTGGGCCTCTGTTTGCCAAAGAGTTACACATCGAAATTGTGTCCTCTCCACATTACAGCACCAACGGAAATTATGACCGTGTTCTTTACCGGCACTTTCAGACACCCAG GGCAGTCCAGGAAGGGGATGTTCTGTGTGTGCCAACAGTTGGGCAAGTAGAGATCCTGGAAGGAAGCCCAGAGAAACTGCCCAG GTGGcgggaaatgttttttaaagtgaagaaaaCTGTCGGCGAAGCTCCGGATGGGCCGACCGGGGCCTACTTGGCGGACACGGCTCATACCTCCTTGTACCTG GTGGGTTCTACCCTGAGCCCTGTTCCCAGTCTCACTTCAGGAGAATCCACTCCCTGGAACAGCCTGTCACCTCCAGGCCTGGAAACCTTGGTGACTGAGCTTTGTGCTGCCCTGAAGCCTCGCCTCCAGCCGGG AGGTGCTCTGTTGACAGGAACCAGCAGTGTCCTTCTCCGGGGCCCCCCGGGCAGTGGGAAAACCACAGCTGTCACTGCAGCCTGTAGCCGCCTCGGGCTCCACCTGCTGAAG GTGCCCTGCTCTAGCCTCTGCGCCGACAGCAGTGGGGCTGTGGAGACGAAGCTGCAGGCCGCCTTCTCCCGGGCCCGGCGCTGCCGGCCTGCGGTTCTGTTGCTGACAGCCGTGGACCTCCTGGGCCGGGACCGTGACGGGCTAGGGGAGGACACCCGTGTGGTGGCCACGCTGCGTCGCCTCCTCCTCGATGAGGATCCCCTCACCAG CCGCCCGCCCCTGCTGGTCGTGGCTACCACGAGCCAGGCCCAGGACCTGCCTGCCGATGTGCAGACGGCGTTTCCTCACGAGCTGGAGGTGCCCATGTTGTCAGAGGGGCAGCGGCTCAGTGTCCTGCGGGCCCTCACCGCCCACCTTCCCCTGGGCCAAGAGGTGAACCTGACGCAGCTGGCACGGCGGTGTGCA GGCTTCGTGGTAGGGGATCTCTATGCCCTTTTGACCCACAGCAGCCGGGCAGCCTGCGCCAGGATCAAGAACTCGGG CTCGGCAGGTGGCTTGACTGAGGAGGACGAGGGGGAGCTGTGTGCTGCTGGCTTTCCTCTCCTGGCTGAGGATTTCGGGCAGGCCCTAGAGCAGCTGCAGACAGCTCATTCCCAGGCCATTGGAGCCCCCAAG ATCCCCTCGGTGTCCTGGCATGATGTGGGCGGGCTGCAGGAGGTGAAAAAGGAGATTCTGGAGACCATTCAGCTCCCTCTAGAGCACCCCGAGCTGCTGAGCCTGGGCCTCAGGCGCTCGGGCCTTCTGCTCCATGGTCCGCCGGGCACGGGCAAGACCCTCCTGGCCAAGGCAGTAGCCACCGAATGCTGCCTTACCTTCCTCAG CGTGAAGGGGCCTGAGCTCATCAACATGTATGTGGGTCAGAGTGAGGAGAATGTGCGAGAAG TGTTTGCCAGGGCCAGGGCCGCAGCTCCGTGCATTATCTTCTTCGATGAGCTGGACTCCCTAGCCCCGAGCCGGGGGCGAAGCGGAGACTCTGGAGGTGTGATGGACAG GGTGGTGTCTCAGCTCCTGGCCGAGCTGGATGGTCTTCACAGCACTCAGGATGTGTTTGTGATTGGAGCCACCAACAGACCAGACCTCCTGGACCCTGCCCTTCTGCGGCCCGGCAG ATTTGACAAGCTGGTGTTCGTGGGAGTGAGCGAGGACCGTGCCTCCCAGCTCCGTGTTCTAAGTGCCATTACACGCAA ATTCAAGCTAGAACCTTCCGTGAGCTTGGTGAATGTGCTGGATCACTGCCCTCCCCAGCTGACGGGGGCAGACCTCTACTCCCTCTGCTCTGATGCCATGACAGCTG
- the MEA1 gene encoding male-enhanced antigen 1 isoform X1: MAAVVIGGDTMGPERIFPNQTEELGPHQGPTEGTGDWSSEEPEEEQEETGAGPAGYSYQPLNQEPEQEEVELAPVGDGEDVVADIQDRIQALGLHLPDPPLESEDEEEEGATGLSNHSSIPMDPEHVELVKRTMAGVSLPAPGVPAWAREISDAQWEDVVQKALQARQGVPAWK, encoded by the exons ATGGCAGCAGTAGTTATAGGGGGAGACACCATGGGCCCCGAGCGTATCTTCCCCAACCAGACTGAGGAACTAGGGCCACATCAGGGCCCTACGGAAGGCACTGGGGATTGGAGCAGCGAGGAGCCTgaggaagagcaggaggaaaCGGGGGCAGGCCCAgctggctactcctatcagcccCTGAACCAAGAACCTGAACAAGAGGAGGTGGAGCTGGCACCGGTGGGGGATGGAGAAGATGTAGTTGCTGATATTCAGGATCGGATCCAG GCCCTGGGGCTTCATTTGCCAGACCCACCACTAGAGAGCgaggatgaagaggaggagggagctaCAGGATTGAGCAACCACAGCTCTATTCCCATGGACCCGG AACATGTGGAGCTAGTGAAAAGGACGATGGCTGGAGTAAGCCTGCCTGCGCCAGGAGTTCCGGCCTGGGCTCGGGAGATATCAGATGCCCAGTGGGAAGATGTGGTACAGAAGGCCCTCCAAGCCCGGCAGGGGGTCCCAGCCTGGAAGTGA
- the KLHDC3 gene encoding kelch domain-containing protein 3 isoform X1, translated as MLRWTVHLEGGPRRVNHAAVAVGHRVYSFGGYCSGEDYETLRQIDVHIFNAVSLRWTKLPPVRPAIRGQAPVVPYMRYGHSTVLIDDMVFLWGGRNDTEGACNVLYAFDVNTHKWSTPRVSGTVPGARDGHSACVLGKTMYIFGGYEQLADCFSNDIHKLDTSTMTWTLICTKGNPARWRDFHSATMLGSHMYVFGGRADRFGPFHSNNEIYCNRIRVFDTRTEAWLDCPPTPVLPEGRRSHSAFGYNGELYIFGGYNARLNRHFHDLWKFNPVSFTWKKIEPKGKGPCPRRRQCCCIVGDKIVLFGGTSPSPEEGLGDEFDLIDHSDLHILDFSPSLKTLCKLAVIQYNLDQSCLPHDIRWELNAMTTNSNISRPIVSSHG; from the exons ATGTTACGGTGGACAGTGCACCTGGAGGGCGGGCCCCGCAGGGTGAACCATGCTGCAGTGGCTGTTGGGCACCGGGTATACTCCTTCGGGGGTTACTGCTCTGGTGAAGACTATGAAACACTGCGTCAGATTGATGTGCACATTTTCAATGCAG TGTCCTTGCGTTGGACAAAGCTGCCCCCAGTGAGGCCTGCTATCCGTGGGCAGGCTCCTGTGGTACCCTACATGCGGTATGGACACTCAACCGTCCTCATCGACGACATGGTCTTCCTTTGGGGCGGGCGGAATGACACCGAAGGAGCCTGCAATGTGCTTTATGCCTTTGATGTCA ATACTCACAAGTGGTCCACACCCCGAGTGTCGGGAACAGTTCCTGGAGCCCGGGATGGACATTCAGCTTGTGTCCTGGGCAAGACCATGTACATTTTCGGGGGCTATGAGCAGCTG GCGGACTGCTTTTCCAATGACATTCACAAGCTGGATACCAGCACCATGACATGGACCCTTATCTGTACAAAG GGCAACCCTGCACGCTGGAGGGATTTCCACTCGGCCACAATGCTGGGCAGTCACATGTATGTCTTCGGGGGACGTGCCGACCGCTTTGGGCCATTCCATTCCAACAATGAGATTTACTGCAACCGCATCCGTGTCTTTGACACCAGGACTGAGGCCTGGCTGGACTGTCCCCCAACTCCGGTGCTGCCTGAGGGCCGTCGGAGCCACTCAGCCT ttGGCTACAATGGGGAGCTGTACATCTTTGGTGGCTATAATGCGAGGCTGAACCGGCACTTCCATGACCTCTGGAAGTTTAACCCTG TGTCCTTTACCTGGAAGAAGATTGAACCGAAGGGGAAGGGGCCATGTCCCCGCCGGCGCCAGTGCTGCTGTATCGTTGGTGACAAGATTGTTCTCTTTGGGGGTACCAG TCCATCTCCTGAGGAAGGTCTGGGAGATGAATTTGACCTGATAGATCATTCTGACTTACACATTTTGGATTTTA GCCCTAGTCTGAAGACTCTTTGTAAACTGGCCGTGATTCAGTATAACCTGGACCAGTCCTGTTTGCCCCATGACATCAG GTGGGAGCTGAATGCCATGACCACCAACAGCAATATCAGTCGCCCCATCGTCTCCTCCCATGGGTAG